DNA sequence from the Lycium barbarum isolate Lr01 chromosome 5, ASM1917538v2, whole genome shotgun sequence genome:
AGATGTGTATGCATGTATTTTCTTATCCTTGTATTTTTaatcatatttcattgtattcaagCAGGTAGCTCAGTAAAGTTGACACAGATATTAAACATGAAACACCCATTTGAGAATGATGCTATCACGGGGCAACATGATAAAAACCTTTTAGCTGATTCCTCAAAATGGGTTAGAGAGGGGCTACTTGTTAGACATGATGTCAGGTAAGTTTATTCAACAatcacagtttttttttttttttgaattttatgaATAAAGTTAACTGTAACATTAAATGTATACACTTGTCCTTCCATCGATACAGTCAATAATATGTATACAGTTATGTGTGATGTGGTATTTTGTATTTTTAAAGACACACTCATGTCATTGCACTGTATACAACACTGATTTCATTATGATAGATGCTGATCAAATATACTATGTAGTTTTGCAAATACAACTGACTGTATCAGTGTATACAACAACACTGATTTTACCTTGCAATTGTATTCATTGTATTCAAGTGAATTTTAAGTTGTATCTAAAATCACATTTTTATTATTGTACACAACTAAACTGTATTCATGTGCAAAGAGTCAGTTATATTCCATGTATATAATCAGACTGATGctgtttgtttttattttttatttttagaaagGGTAAAGAGGACCATTACAAAAAGGGGAAGGCAGTACTGCCAAATTTCTTTGAGTTTGGCAATAAAAAAATAAACGACAAGAATTGGTTACTTCTTATCAATGGATGGGCAGTTGTGGAATGACGAGGTGTGTTAAACTGTCATTTTTGGATATATTGTATACCTTTGTTGGTATACCACGCTAAATCTGTTTACATTTTGTTTCAGCACATTGATGTCATGTTTTACTACTTCCAAAAGAAAGCCAAGTATGATACATCTTCCGGATACACATTTACCACTGTCGATTGTATTTTTATGCCAAAAATTGATGTTATTGCCAAAGCATACGCCGAGTTGGATGGTGCTGCCACAAACATTGGGAATCTGGAAGATGATTTGTGTGAATACGTCAAAGGCCACAGATTGCTATGCACTGTTCCGTGGCATTTAGTTGATAATGTTCTTATCCCAGTAAACATGAAAGACAAAAATCATTGGTTGTTGGCAGTCCTTTCATTCCCGGACAGAAGTTTGTATGTATACGATTCTTATCGTTCAGCTGGTCATGGGGCAGCAGTTAAGATTGAAATTGATAAACTGGCCACACTGTTGCCAATTTTCTTACACCTGACAGACTTTTGTGATGCGAAGAAGGATATTGACTTGACAAGTCACCCAGCATACAAAGGCAAAGCAATGGCTGATAAATTGGATGTTGTTTTTGTTGAAAACATGCCACAACAAATTCTTGGTAGTATGTATGTAAATTTATGATTGCTTATAATACGTCATACGTACATAATTGACAATTTGACAACAcacttttttttcatattttttgtaGGGACTGCGACATCTATGTCACTGCATATACGGAGTATCTTATCCAGGGAGAAGGGATCCCAGCTTCTGATCTTGATGCCGAGTTATTACGTACGAGATATGGTGCACTTTTTTGGGATTATGCTCGGCAGAAGATAGAGCAAGATGCTGCAAGCGATAATGAGGCACCTCCAAGGCCAGTTAGAGCAGCGATTGATTTTGATCAAGTTAAAAAAGTCATAGTTGATTAGTTTCAAGTGTTCTAGATTGTAAAACATATTCTAGAGTTTTATGCTTTAatcattttgttttttttatgaaTACACAATTTACAACTATTATTTTGATGAATACATTACAGTTTTTACAAGTCTTTGTTGATATCTGATAGCTGTATACATTACGATTTTTACAAGTCTTTGTTGATATCTGATAGCTGTATACATTACGATTTTTACAAGTCTTTGTCGATACATTACGGTTTTTAATATACGGTGTTACCTACTCAGGTTTTGATGCAAAAAAACAGCTGCGTTACGGAATGTATACACAGTTGCATCAATCTTCCCATAgctgtatatgcatatatgtatctGCATTCTGTAAAAAGGCCAGAACCTAGATCTGTGTATACAACCTGGAACAAAATTCCATATACAGCTGTCTCAGATTCTTACAAAATTTGTATCAACTTATATGTACCTTTAACTGAGCAGAAGAGGTTATATACACCGCTTGTTTTAGATTCATCATATGGTAAATACATAATTAACAAATGTGTGAAAATATATGTATCAGAATTTCTAATTTGAAGCTTGAATCTGAATATGTCCCGTGTGTAAATCATCATATGTTGAATGcatatcattaaaaaaaaaaaaaaaaaagagaacgaATATACATGGTAATTCATGAATAGGCATCAAACAAAATACACAACGATTATTTCACTATATTCATATAGAATGCCTTTATTCAATGTTTCAAACCACACTAAACGAACAGATTCATAGTGACCTGCGTTTTGCATAAGACTTTGTCCAAAACAGAAACAAGAGAAACAGTAGGTCTTACAACGAAAACAATAACTATTTTCTTCGAGGCTTGTTTCTACAAGAACGCCTATTGTGTCCAGTATATCCACATCTGCTACACGAATTTGTACGCGAACATGAAAACCACTCGGCTAAAGAATTATCGTGCTTCTTTTTTGGCCTTCCAGATGGTCTCTTGAATCTCGGTGGGACAACTACATCTTCCAAAATGTATCCAGGTATTTTTCAGTTTGACTCATCGGGTAGAGGGTAAATTGGGACATCATAAGTCTTCATCACAGTGTTCGGCTTGTATATTTCTGAGCAATAATTATCGGGTTTGAGATTTTTTTTCTTAAGGACAGTCCAAGCATGTGGGCAGGGAATCTCCTCCATTTGAAACTCTTTGCAACTACAAGTTTTCTTTTCAATACAAACTATGAAATGCCGCCCTTGATCGATAACCGTGTGCACGTATTCAGTTGATGGTATTACCTAAAAAAAAGACCGAAACATAATATCATGATATAGCTATATGTCAAATCATACACAAACGTATACAGTTAGAACACAAACCTTCATTCTGATAGATTTATACTCGTTAACAGATAACATTTTATTGAATTTCCTCTCAAGCGTTGTGAACGTATATGATCCATTTTGTCGGTTGGTGGCTTGGTGCAATTCCAATGGCCAAACAGCAACCTAACTTCTTCCAAAAAAATTGAAGATTGGCAATTCTCTTGCCTCTACGAGTGATGCATTGATAGACTCGGCAATATTAAATGTCATTGTCCATGCACGGTTGACTGGAGCATAAAGCCTAACCCACTTTTCCCGTCAAGCTTCCTCCAAGTAATTGTTCACATGAATATCCACTTTCTCAACCTTTTCCATAAGCACATCAAACTCATTTTGTGTCTATGCTTTTGCCATTGCATAATACACTCGACTCAACACCTTGTGACTCTTTCGATATTTGTTGTATATGTTTTTCTAAAGATGCCAAATGCACGCAAGATGCGGAACATTTGGGTATATTCTGGATACAGCCTTGATTATACTTTTGTGACGATCAGATACAACACACATGTTCTCCCGTTGCCCATATGCTTCCTTAAACTATTCGAAAAACCATGTCCAAGAATATTCCCTGCAATTACAATTTAATATACAACTGAATATTTTTAAAAACCTTAAAAACGTATGTTTTTTTAATTATGTATACAAACTGATGTAATATTCATTACCTGCACCATCCATTGTGCTTGCTGAAACGAATGTTCCATTGTATGTTGTTTTGATGTGGCTACCGTCTACTACCACGATAGGTCTACAATAGTCCAACCCTTTGATAAAGGCATATAATGCTACAAACAGGTATAAGAATTCATTTTCAGATGATTTCGTCATTCTTATATGAGAATTGGGATACGTTTTATCCAAAATGTATACATATCCAGGCAGCTTCTTGTATGATTCAGCAGGCTCTCCCCTCAATTCCGTCACAACTTTTTGTTTAGCCCGGTAAGCCTTCATGTAGGGCACATCCACGCCAAATTCGTTTTTCACATCATCAATTATATCCCTTGGCATGTACTTCCTCTTATGatttttaaattttgattttataATGCCTGCTATGAAACGACTACTTGCTTGATGTTGCATATACACCTTATCCTTCAATGGACAAGTATGTGTGTCCACGAACTCTCTGATTTTGAACATTGTTGATTTGTTAATACTCGAAGCCTTTAATTTCCACTCACATTGCCTGGATATACATACAATTATGTAGCTGCAATTACGGATATGTATACACATACATCCAGTTGACAAACACACATCAAATGATTATTCAAAACAACAAGTTTAACTACACTAATTTCATATACATGCATACAAACTTGCAGATATATTAGTGGAAAACTAACCTTGTAGAACTCGACCGGTCGGTATGGAATTGAAATCTATTGTCAATAGCATACTTCACCATCACAGCTTTCAAAGTGTCCTTATCACTGTATACCTGATTTACCATGACATCTTTATGGTTACGGTTCGAGATTATCAAATCGTTGTCACCTCTGAACGTAACTACTTGATGATTAGAACTTGAGGCCGCAACTGACATCGATTCATTTGTATCCATTGACTGTATACAATTTGTACGGACCAGTTCAAGGCCACCATGAATAACAATTTCACCTGAAAGAATGTTTTCACTCATAATGTCGGTTGTAGAGATACACAACGGATACATCCCAAACTGCCTATTCTCTTTCTTCAGTTCAACATACACTCTGACACTTATGTCAGAGTGTATTTCCAGAGGCTTACAATTACCGTCGATCAAATATTTGATAGTAATTTTTTTGATACTGGTATCTATTATCACCTGGTTTGAAATTGCATCAACTAACTCATCATACGAGGCATACTCTCTGAAAACTATTGCATCTACAGCGTAATTCACGAAACAATTCTCATCATTCCAATAACCAGAATGTTGAATTACAGCTGTTATGTTTGACATATTTTGAATACAGAACTGTGAATACAAAACTTAAAATTCACTGCATAAAAACGAGAACAATTGAAACGATGTTTGTATACGTCAAGGAGGAATTAAGCAGGAATTGATGCAAGCAACACTGAATTCGAATCCACTGATGTAATTGAATCCGAATTTAATTGCGTTTTGCTTTTATGCATGGATTTGGAAGAattgaattcaatttttttttttttttttttttttttttttaagaaaagtgCTTTGTTTGAAGTTTTTATGATGAATAAATTCAAATTTGATTGTATGGAAGAATTAAGAggcatgaaagttttggtaagCCGATCAACATGATTTTAGGAAGATTTGATCCTGCTCCACATTTTAAGCATATTTTACCTCGCTGTATACATGAATACAGCGTTGTGTTCGTGTATACAGACGCGATTCAATTTTTGTATACACGCGCATGAAGCTACATTGTTGCTACTAAATGTAATTAGTGAAACATCCGCTATGCGGCTTTATTTAAGACCAAATCTTTGTCATTTTTGTTGTTTTCCCTACTATATAGATGTCAATATCCCAAAAATAGCCAACTTAGACTATAGGCCTTCATGAGCCAACAAGCTCGAGTGAGTATGTTAAAGGCCCAGTCCAGTATTAATAATATAGCAAGGAGTTGCATAATTAATTATGGGGAGCATTCACTAATAAAGGAGTTAAATAAATATAACAAGTAGAAAAAATGGCTAATGAGAGAAAAATACTTCCTTCGTCTCATAATTTTGTTCAATCTTTCAAAAGTCAAAATTGTAAACTAAAGacaattttatgtttaaaagttggCGATTGACTTGCTACAATaagcagaggcggagccaggattcaaaacttgtgggttcggggttctaattctttaaagttattgggttcttaattaatcatttgtacatatttgacaaattttttaatataaatatatggttcggacaaaagctactgggttcggccgaacccccacccgaagggctggctccgcccctgacaGTAAGacaattttatgtttaaaagttggTTGACTTGCTACAGCTTTCAAACTTCTATACATTAATGGTGATTTTTTTGAAAGTTTAGATCGTTAAAAGTGGATACTATTTTGTAACACAATAATAATGGATATGGGCGAAACAAAAAGCGAGTTATTGTTATATACTTAATTTGAGCATAGAAGTTTTAGCTAGGCATAATTTGATAGTAACAGTATCCTGCAGGTACATTCATAAGTCATGCAACAAATTAAGGTCTAGTTAGCATATCATGTTTTTTGTGGGAGTTCTCTCTGTATGTATATGAAGTGATGAAAGGAGAAGTCTAGTGAGATGTGAACCtttcatttttaatttttaagataCAATAAATAACAGCTTTGTCGCTATCACTCGCTCCTCCTCTCGTTTCATGTCAAATCTTATCATTTACAACGAAAAGAAAAATAGACAGGTCACCAAATTTGAGAAGATGAAGCAACTTTGTTATCTACTTCAACTaaagctcccccccccccctccccccccccccctttttttttcactAATGACCTTCATAATTGTTGGGACATATACTATTAatcatatgttt
Encoded proteins:
- the LOC132642608 gene encoding uncharacterized protein LOC132642608 yields the protein MDGQLWNDEHIDVMFYYFQKKAKYDTSSGYTFTTVDCIFMPKIDVIAKAYAELDGAATNIGNLEDDLCEYVKGHRLLCTVPWHLVDNVLIPVNMKDKNHWLLAVLSFPDRSLYVYDSYRSAGHGAAVKIEIDKLATLLPIFLHLTDFCDAKKDIDLTSHPAYKGKAMADKLDVVFVENMPQQILGSMYVNL